AAACTTTTGGTGTAGCAACCATTTATTCAGCATCTAAAAAATAGTATGAAAAAAATTGTAATTGTAGTTTTATTAGCCTTAACCACAAAGGGATACTCTCAGTTTGCTAAAAATATGTTTAGCAAAGATCCTATTATCAATCTCGAAAACTGGCAGAAACAACGTGTCTATTTTGGGTATTATTTAGGCTTTAACAGTTTCGACTTTAAGTTTGACTATAAAACTCCTGTTACAAATGATATTCAGGTAAAAAAAACAACTGGATTTAATGTTGGGGTTGTCGCTGACTTACGATTACAAGAATATATCAACCTGCGTTTCGAACCTGGTTTGTATTATACAAAACGTGATTTGTACTATCCAGGCTTTGATTTAGAAAAAGATTACTTAAGAGAAGTAAACAGCACCTATATTCACTTCCCTTTGCTGCTTAAATTTTCGTCGCTGCGTACAGGAAACATTCGTCCTTATTTAGTAGGCGGAATGTCTACCACTTTAAACTTATCCAGCAATTCAAAATCTCAAGATGACAACTTTGAAGGAAAATTTAGAGTCAAACAATGGACGGCCGCTTATGAAGTGGGTTTTGGAATTGATTTCTTTACAGAGTATTTTATTTTCTCTCCTTCAGTAAGAGGTATGTTTGGTATTGGCGATGAATTAATCCGCGACAAACCTATAAATGGTGCCAGTCCATGGACCGACAATATTGATTCGATGAAATCGAGAGCTATTTTAATAAATTTTACATTTCATTAAAACAAAATCTTAACTATTTCGTTTAAATTCACTAAGAATAATTGCTGTTGCTGTTGCTACATTTAAACTTTCTGTTTTTTGCAGCTCACCAAATCTTGGAATAGTAAGACGGCTGGTCACTATTTTTTCAATTTCTGCCGAAATTCCGTTGGCTTCATTACCCATAATAATGATTCCATCTTGAGGCAGGTTTGATTGATAAATATTTTCTCCATCCATAAATGTTCCAAAAACAGGTAATTTTGTCTGGCTAACAAACGTTTTCAAATCAACATAACTAACGTTTACTCTGGTAATTGATCCCA
This is a stretch of genomic DNA from Flavobacterium endoglycinae. It encodes these proteins:
- the porT gene encoding type IX secretion/gliding motility protein PorT/SprT, giving the protein MKKIVIVVLLALTTKGYSQFAKNMFSKDPIINLENWQKQRVYFGYYLGFNSFDFKFDYKTPVTNDIQVKKTTGFNVGVVADLRLQEYINLRFEPGLYYTKRDLYYPGFDLEKDYLREVNSTYIHFPLLLKFSSLRTGNIRPYLVGGMSTTLNLSSNSKSQDDNFEGKFRVKQWTAAYEVGFGIDFFTEYFIFSPSVRGMFGIGDELIRDKPINGASPWTDNIDSMKSRAILINFTFH